The Scatophagus argus isolate fScaArg1 chromosome 20, fScaArg1.pri, whole genome shotgun sequence genome window below encodes:
- the opn4xa gene encoding LOW QUALITY PROTEIN: opsin 4xa (The sequence of the model RefSeq protein was modified relative to this genomic sequence to represent the inferred CDS: inserted 1 base in 1 codon; deleted 1 base in 1 codon) yields MDVDHGFYRQVDVQDHAHYIVAFFVLVIGTVGVTGNALVMYAFFCNKKLRTPPNFFIMNLAVSDFLMAITQSPIFFVNSLYKGWIFGETGCKMYAFCGALFGITSMINLLAISVDRYIVITKPLRAIQWTSKRRTCVIIALVWLYSLAWSLAPLLGWSSYIPEGLMTSCTWDYVTSTPANKSYTLMLCCFVFFIPLGIISYCYLCMFLAIRRASRDVQKLGSQVRKSTLIQEQSIKTEWKLAKIAFVVIIVFVLSWSPYACVTLIAWAGYGSILNPYSKAVPAVIAKASAIYNPFIYAIIHSKYRDTLAEKVPCLHFLSQSPKRDCVSVSHSDSSFRDSMLSRQSSISKTKFHRVSSMSTTDTQLWSDVELDPIGHSLSSSSSLGALRDKGAKQKEEKGSQSQEQTLIPGEGSLNRFDHGLSPASFTAGVPSAWGKRREENPESWNKKKRWQDEQEKEREHQQREGQQVQKEKDERRSQILIQPDSLDNIVWGLSKTIIRKRPSQXYCGEQQSTRRRQTELLVSLQPLGCNAQLLESVQRFLSPTPGR; encoded by the exons ATGGATGTGGACCATGGATTCTATCGGCAGGTGGATGTCCAGGACCATGCTCACTACATCGTTGCCTtctttgtcttggtgattggaACAGTGGGTGTTACTGGGAATGCCCTGGTCATGTACGCCTTTTTCTG TAACAAGAAGCTACGGACTCCCCCGAACTTTTTCATCATGAACCTGGCAGTCAGTGATTTCCTCATGGCAATCACACAATCACCCATCTTCTTTGTTAACTCCCTTTACAAGGGGTGGATTTTTGGTGAAACAG gcTGTAAAATGTACGCCTTCTGTGGTGCTTTATTTGGAATCACTTCCATGATAAACCTTCTGGCCATCTCTGTTGACCGCTACATTGTCATCACCAAGCCTCTGCGGGCCATACAGTGGACTTCCAAGAGACGCACTTGTGTTATTATCGCTCTGGTCTGGCTGTACTCGCTAGCCTGGAGCCTTGCACCACTTTTGGGGTGGA GTTCGTACATACCTGAAGGCCTGATGACATCGTGCACATGGGACTATGTGACATCTACTCCTGCCAATAAAAGTTATACTTTGATGTTATGCTGCTTTGTATTCTTCATCCCTCTGGGCATTATATCCTACTGTTATCTGTGCATGTTCCTGGCAATCCGCCGTGCAAGCAG AGATGTGCAGAAGCTGGGGTCTCAGGTCAGGAAATCAaccctgatccaggagcagtCCATCAAAACTGAATGGAAGCTGGCCAAGATTGCCTTTGTGGTAATCATCGTGTTTGTGCTTTCCTGGTCGCCCTATGCATGCGTCACCCTCATCGCCTGGGCTGG ATACGGAAGCATCCTCAATCCCTATTCCAAAGCCGTTCCTGCTGTTATAGCCAAAGCGTCGGCCATCTACAACCCTTTTATCTACGCCATAATTCACTCGAAATACAG GGACACCCTCGCAGAAAAGGTTCCCTGTCTTCATTTCCTATCGCAGTCCCCCAAGAGGGACTGCGTATCAGTGTCACACAGTGACTCCTCCTTCAGAGACTCCATGCTGAGCAGACAGTCATCAATCTCCAAAACCAAGTTTCACAGAGTATCCTCAATGTCTACGACAGACACA CAGTTGTGGAGTGATGTGGAGCTGGACCCTATTGGCCACTCTTTGAGTTCCAGCTCTTCACTGGGAGCTCTTAGAGACAAAGGGGctaaacaaaaagaggaaaagggaagCCAAAGCCAGGAACAG ACTCTCATCCCTGGGGAAGGCTCACTGAACAGATTTGACCACGGCCTGTCGCCTGCGTCCTTTACCGCAGGAGTGCCCTCGGCCTGGgggaagagaagggaagagaatCCTGAAAgctggaataaaaagaaaagatggcaAGATGAGCAAGAGAAAGAGCGTGAACACCAGCAGAGGGAAGGA CAACAAGTACAGAAGGAGAAGGATGAGAGGAGGTCACAGATCCTCATCCAGCCAGACTCTCTGGACAATATTGTATGGGGACTCTCCAAAACAATCATCAGAAAAAGGCCTTCTC TCTACTGTGGGGAACAACAGAGCACACGGAGGAGACAGACTGAGCTGTTGGTTAGTTTACAGCCTCTAGGCTGCAATGCTCAGCTATTGGAGTCTGTGCAGCGATTTCTCTCCCCAACACCAGGAAGATAA